A window of the Vibrio ostreae genome harbors these coding sequences:
- the leuB gene encoding 3-isopropylmalate dehydrogenase, producing the protein MTDKTYKIAVLPGDGIGPEVMQQAHKVLDAVEKKHQLTFVREEHDIGGIAIDNHGCPLPESTLQACEESDAVLFGSVGGPKWEHLPPNDQPERGALLPLRKHFQLFCNLRPAQIHKGLEAFSPLRADISERGFDIVVVRELTGGIYFGQPKGREGEGANEKAFDTEVYHRYEIERIAKIAFESARLRRKKVCSIDKANVLQSSILWREVVTEIAKDYPDVELSHMYIDNATMQLIKDPSQFDVMLCSNIFGDIISDECAMITGSMGMLPSASMNESQFGLFEPAGGSAPDIAGKNIANPVAQILSAALMLRYSLGEENAAQDIETAVSKALSAGQLTGDLAGDKPALSTSEMGDVIAGYILNA; encoded by the coding sequence ATGACAGACAAAACTTACAAGATTGCCGTACTTCCAGGTGACGGCATCGGCCCAGAAGTAATGCAGCAGGCACACAAGGTGCTGGATGCAGTAGAAAAGAAACACCAGTTAACTTTCGTGCGTGAAGAACATGACATTGGCGGTATCGCCATCGACAATCACGGTTGTCCGCTGCCAGAAAGCACTCTGCAGGCTTGTGAAGAGTCTGATGCCGTGCTGTTCGGTTCTGTCGGTGGCCCTAAGTGGGAACACCTGCCACCAAACGATCAGCCAGAGCGTGGCGCCCTGCTGCCACTGCGTAAGCATTTCCAGTTGTTCTGTAACCTGCGTCCTGCGCAGATCCATAAAGGTCTGGAAGCCTTTTCTCCTTTACGTGCTGATATTTCTGAGCGTGGTTTTGATATTGTGGTGGTCCGCGAGCTGACCGGTGGTATCTATTTTGGTCAGCCAAAAGGCCGTGAAGGTGAAGGCGCAAATGAAAAAGCGTTTGATACCGAGGTCTACCACCGTTACGAGATTGAACGTATTGCCAAGATTGCGTTTGAGTCTGCGCGCCTGCGTCGTAAGAAAGTCTGTTCAATCGATAAAGCCAACGTACTGCAAAGTTCCATTTTGTGGCGCGAAGTGGTGACTGAAATCGCCAAGGATTACCCGGACGTTGAACTGTCGCACATGTACATCGACAACGCGACCATGCAGCTGATCAAAGATCCATCTCAGTTCGATGTCATGCTGTGCTCTAACATCTTCGGTGACATCATCTCTGACGAATGTGCAATGATCACAGGTTCCATGGGGATGCTGCCATCTGCCAGCATGAACGAGAGCCAGTTTGGCCTGTTTGAGCCTGCGGGCGGCAGTGCGCCGGATATCGCAGGTAAGAACATCGCCAACCCGGTCGCGCAGATCCTGTCTGCGGCACTGATGCTGCGTTACAGTCTGGGCGAAGAGAATGCGGCGCAGGACATCGAGACAGCCGTCAGCAAGGCGCTGTCTGCAGGCCAGCTGACCGGAGATCTGGCTGGTGACAAACCAGCGCTGTCGACCAGCGAAATGGGTGATGTGATTGCCGGATACATTCTGAACGCATAA
- a CDS encoding VOC family protein — MFILTPYIFFSGRCEQALDFYCQCFDGHVLTKRYFHEAPQLIKGVNPNWIMHAELVTQHMKLMLSDGIATQELKDNQIALSVVMDDIDRQLVLFEQLAEQGKVMMPLEDTFWGTRCGKVEDQFGVRWIINCEVC, encoded by the coding sequence ATGTTTATCCTCACACCGTATATATTTTTTTCCGGCCGCTGTGAACAGGCGCTCGACTTTTATTGCCAGTGTTTTGATGGCCATGTATTAACCAAACGCTATTTTCATGAAGCGCCACAGCTGATTAAAGGCGTTAACCCGAACTGGATCATGCATGCTGAACTGGTCACGCAGCATATGAAGTTAATGCTGTCTGATGGCATTGCAACGCAGGAACTCAAAGATAATCAGATTGCACTGTCTGTGGTGATGGATGACATTGATCGTCAACTCGTATTATTCGAACAGTTAGCTGAACAAGGTAAAGTGATGATGCCATTAGAAGACACGTTCTGGGGCACCCGATGCGGAAAAGTTGAGGATCAGTTCGGTGTTCGCTGGATCATTAATTGCGAAGTTTGTTGA
- a CDS encoding DUF547 domain-containing protein — protein sequence MKYLLSLLLCLPVSVFAAPKADLWLFWTASNQENRQKIAHDAWQQLLDRYLSRNGEYTLFNYAAVSQTDQHKLSRYLSSLAAIDPRTLNRSEQYAYWINLYNAQTVQLILQHYPLDSITQLGGLFSFGPWDDKVLTIAGQTLTLNDIEHRILRPIWLEPRTHYALNCASLGCPNLQPQAFTADNLDQLLDSAAQEFINSEKGAHMQDEKLVLSSIYDWYQVDFGSRQQLIQHLATYRADLSGFRGNIRYQYNWALNEAGAGI from the coding sequence ATGAAATACCTACTGAGTTTATTACTCTGCTTGCCTGTCAGCGTATTCGCTGCACCAAAAGCTGATTTGTGGCTTTTTTGGACGGCCAGTAACCAAGAAAACCGGCAAAAAATAGCTCATGACGCCTGGCAACAACTACTTGATCGCTATCTCTCCCGCAATGGCGAATATACCTTGTTTAACTACGCCGCCGTCAGCCAGACAGATCAGCACAAACTCAGTCGTTACCTTTCTTCTCTGGCGGCTATCGACCCAAGGACGCTTAACCGTTCAGAGCAATATGCCTATTGGATAAATCTCTATAATGCACAAACGGTACAACTCATCCTGCAACACTATCCACTCGACTCCATTACCCAATTAGGCGGCCTGTTCAGCTTTGGGCCCTGGGATGACAAAGTGCTCACGATTGCCGGTCAAACGTTAACCCTGAATGACATAGAGCACCGTATACTGCGCCCGATCTGGCTCGAACCAAGAACTCACTATGCACTCAACTGCGCCAGCCTGGGCTGCCCCAACCTGCAGCCTCAAGCCTTTACTGCTGATAATCTCGATCAGTTGCTCGATAGTGCCGCACAAGAGTTTATCAATAGTGAAAAAGGCGCGCACATGCAAGACGAAAAGCTGGTTCTCTCCAGTATTTATGACTGGTATCAGGTCGATTTTGGCTCCCGTCAGCAGCTCATACAGCACCTGGCTACCTATCGTGCAGACCTGTCCGGTTTTCGGGGCAATATCCGCTATCAGTACAACTGGGCATTAAATGAGGCGGGAGCGGGAATATAG
- a CDS encoding homocysteine S-methyltransferase family protein — protein MKKLTIIDGGMGRELERIGAPFSQTMWSAQALLETPGYVRQAHQNFIDAGAQVIIANSSACVPFYLGQECYQAKGESLAREAAIIAQSVVQHEKVKHRNKVLAAGALSPPYGNDDPDLFDAESALGIYHALFAAQNRYVDLWFAEEIASIAELTLVQSVLQHAQQPCYYILSLSNETTPELQLRSGESAIDAIDFIVQHGGEGILFESETTDVISQAITRAAERIKRADIELGGYINFSTTTDSALTAQNTSTPSSELSPQSYLVLAQHWYQLGATLFGGCCGIRPEHIQALARWRDSQEPLVAVK, from the coding sequence ATGAAAAAATTAACCATCATAGACGGTGGTATGGGCAGAGAATTAGAACGAATCGGTGCCCCGTTTTCACAAACAATGTGGAGTGCACAAGCACTGTTGGAAACACCAGGCTATGTGCGCCAGGCTCATCAAAATTTTATTGATGCCGGAGCGCAAGTCATCATTGCGAACAGCTCCGCTTGCGTACCCTTTTATCTCGGTCAAGAGTGCTATCAGGCCAAAGGTGAGTCACTGGCACGCGAAGCCGCGATTATCGCTCAGTCCGTCGTACAGCACGAAAAAGTGAAGCACCGGAATAAAGTTCTGGCTGCGGGTGCGTTATCTCCGCCGTATGGCAATGACGACCCTGACCTGTTTGATGCTGAATCTGCACTGGGTATCTATCACGCTCTGTTTGCAGCCCAAAACCGCTACGTTGATCTGTGGTTCGCAGAAGAGATAGCCAGTATAGCTGAACTCACATTAGTGCAATCGGTTCTGCAACACGCTCAACAGCCCTGTTACTACATTTTATCGCTGAGCAACGAAACAACCCCCGAGCTTCAGTTGCGCTCCGGAGAATCGGCTATTGATGCCATTGATTTTATCGTCCAGCACGGTGGCGAGGGTATTCTGTTTGAGAGTGAAACAACCGACGTCATTTCCCAGGCTATTACTCGTGCCGCGGAACGCATCAAGCGTGCAGATATCGAACTTGGCGGATACATCAATTTTTCCACCACCACAGACTCTGCGCTCACAGCACAAAACACGAGTACACCAAGCTCCGAACTCTCACCACAAAGTTACTTAGTATTAGCGCAGCATTGGTATCAACTCGGTGCCACTCTTTTCGGAGGATGTTGCGGAATCAGGCCGGAACATATCCAAGCGCTGGCTCGATGGCGTGATAGCCAGGAACCGTTGGTAGCTGTTAAATAA
- a CDS encoding sensor domain-containing diguanylate cyclase: protein MIEVSGDKLNLRRLILLLCLFTAFITLINAFYSMYRVQRELIIANTLASNQVYAEKMAEMTDAFLTSALNQLAFSAAVLSDKIADPELLLAETERLKKQTDSFNSVVVVNADGVIKAIAPQTLPVTGIALTGVNSLQSLTAQKPLITDPFVSPAGNYITSISYPIFSASGHYQGFVSGTIYLEQENMLATLLGKHSYRDGSYLYVVDHNRTLIYHPDHRRIGQVITKNAAINAVARGESGHIETLNVFGTEMLAGYAPVKQSGWGIVAQKPRAEALMVLDDQLLQVVWQSIPIGIVTLIIIWISAIFISKPLWQLASAVKKLESDSSLMDEMKLVKPWYFEAAHLKQSFLRAFGVASNTIDRLQSDSLTDAMTGLLNRRGLEKSIESFTVRQMPFSVLALDLDYFKKVNDTYGHDAGDELLREVSSLMKQQAREQDIVCRAGGEEFILLLSNTHIARAYEVAERIRASVANHSFTMVPAITISIGVAYWSAGDEAIESVMKKADMALYQAKHNGRNRTEMSDC, encoded by the coding sequence ATGATAGAAGTGTCTGGAGATAAACTAAATTTAAGAAGACTCATTTTACTGTTGTGCCTATTCACGGCATTTATCACCCTAATCAATGCATTTTACTCCATGTATCGGGTGCAGAGAGAGTTAATCATCGCCAATACTTTGGCTTCTAATCAGGTGTATGCCGAGAAGATGGCCGAAATGACAGATGCATTTTTGACTTCAGCACTCAATCAGCTCGCGTTTAGTGCCGCGGTGCTGAGTGATAAAATAGCGGATCCTGAATTGTTGTTAGCTGAAACTGAACGGTTAAAAAAGCAGACCGATTCATTTAATTCTGTGGTCGTGGTCAACGCTGATGGCGTGATTAAGGCGATTGCGCCGCAAACGCTGCCAGTGACAGGTATAGCTCTGACCGGCGTCAACTCGCTCCAGTCTCTCACAGCACAAAAGCCGCTGATTACCGATCCTTTCGTCTCTCCAGCGGGCAACTATATTACCAGTATCTCTTATCCGATCTTTTCAGCTTCCGGCCACTATCAGGGATTTGTCAGTGGCACGATTTATCTGGAGCAGGAAAACATGCTGGCCACGTTACTGGGTAAACACAGTTATCGTGACGGTTCATATCTGTATGTAGTGGATCATAATCGTACTTTGATTTATCACCCGGACCATCGGCGCATCGGTCAGGTGATCACGAAAAATGCTGCGATAAACGCAGTCGCACGTGGTGAAAGCGGCCACATCGAGACTTTAAATGTTTTCGGTACTGAAATGCTGGCTGGTTATGCTCCGGTTAAACAATCTGGTTGGGGTATTGTGGCGCAGAAACCGCGTGCAGAGGCGTTGATGGTTCTTGATGATCAGTTGCTTCAAGTGGTGTGGCAATCGATTCCGATAGGTATCGTCACCCTGATTATTATCTGGATATCGGCGATTTTTATCTCAAAACCACTTTGGCAACTGGCCAGCGCGGTTAAGAAACTTGAAAGTGACAGTTCACTCATGGATGAGATGAAACTCGTCAAACCTTGGTACTTTGAGGCTGCTCACCTCAAACAGAGTTTCTTACGTGCATTCGGAGTTGCGTCTAACACCATCGATCGACTGCAGTCCGATAGCTTAACTGATGCTATGACCGGATTGTTGAACCGACGTGGGTTAGAAAAAAGTATTGAGAGTTTTACCGTCCGCCAGATGCCATTTTCTGTGCTTGCGCTCGATTTGGATTATTTCAAGAAGGTGAATGATACCTATGGGCATGATGCGGGTGATGAGCTGTTGCGGGAAGTATCGAGTTTGATGAAACAGCAGGCACGGGAGCAAGATATTGTGTGTCGTGCAGGCGGGGAAGAATTTATCCTGTTGCTCAGTAATACCCATATCGCCCGGGCTTATGAGGTGGCGGAACGTATCCGGGCCTCAGTGGCCAATCATAGTTTCACTATGGTGCCAGCCATTACTATTTCAATTGGTGTGGCATATTGGTCCGCTGGTGATGAGGCGATTGAATCAGTGATGAAAAAGGCGGATATGGCACTGTATCAGGCCAAACATAATGGTCGTAACCGTACTGAGATGAGTGATTGTTAG
- a CDS encoding phosphatase PAP2 family protein: protein MRTIEPIAKLDLAFSILCLQHKFNHPIARVSRAVSHTGDGHLYVLFGVLAWALDGHNGHLFLYAGLLAFAFELPVYWGLKNSFQRRRPAELSPHLTAFITPSDRYSLPSGHTAAAFVMATLIGHFYPEIYALALLWAALIGSARILLGVHFLSDVLIGACLGIGSATLSLLLLESFL from the coding sequence ATGCGTACCATCGAACCTATCGCTAAGCTTGACTTGGCCTTTTCAATACTGTGTTTACAACACAAATTCAATCATCCGATCGCCCGGGTGAGCAGGGCCGTATCCCATACTGGCGACGGCCACTTGTACGTTTTGTTTGGGGTATTGGCGTGGGCGTTGGATGGGCACAACGGACATCTTTTTTTGTATGCTGGTCTGCTGGCGTTTGCGTTTGAGTTACCGGTGTACTGGGGGTTAAAAAACAGCTTTCAGCGCCGTCGACCGGCAGAATTATCACCTCATCTGACCGCGTTTATTACTCCGTCTGATCGCTACAGCCTGCCATCCGGTCACACCGCAGCAGCGTTTGTAATGGCAACCCTGATTGGCCATTTCTATCCTGAGATTTATGCACTGGCCCTGTTATGGGCGGCATTGATTGGCAGTGCACGTATTTTGCTCGGGGTACATTTTTTAAGTGATGTACTGATTGGTGCCTGTCTGGGCATCGGCAGCGCGACTCTGTCGCTGTTATTGCTGGAGAGCTTCCTGTGA
- the leuA gene encoding 2-isopropylmalate synthase: MNDQVIIFDTTLRDGEQALSASLTVKEKLQIAFALERLGVDVIEAGFPVSSPGDFESVQTIAKNIKNSRVCALSRAVAKDIDVAAEALKVAEAFRIHTFLATSTIHVQDKLRRTYDDVVEMAVNAVKHARNYTDDVEFSCEDAGRTPIDNLCRMVEAAINAGATTINIPDTVGYTLPSEFGGIIEQLFNRVPNIDKAVISVHCHDDLGLSVANSIAAVQAGARQVEGTINGIGERAGNTALEEVAMIIKTRGELMGVKTGFKHEEISRTSKLVSQLCNMPIQSNKAIVGANAFSHSSGIHQDGMLKNKNTYEIMTPESIGLKNQALNLTSRSGRAAVKSHMDSMGYNEAEYNLDALYADFLKLADRKGQVFDYDLEALMHFSNLREEDDFYKLNYLSVQSGSVMATTSIKLQCGDEEKCEAAVGNGPVDALYQCIYRITGYDIVLDKFDLTAKGEGEDGLGQADIIANYKGRKYHGTGISTDIVEASGQALLHVINSIHRADQIAEIKQKKKIATV, encoded by the coding sequence ATGAACGATCAGGTGATTATATTCGACACAACGTTGCGCGATGGTGAACAAGCATTATCTGCCAGCCTAACTGTAAAGGAAAAGCTGCAAATCGCATTCGCACTGGAACGCCTGGGTGTTGACGTGATCGAAGCGGGCTTTCCGGTTTCATCACCTGGTGATTTTGAATCGGTGCAAACCATCGCTAAAAACATCAAAAACAGTCGTGTTTGTGCCCTTTCCCGTGCCGTTGCAAAAGATATCGATGTCGCAGCAGAAGCACTGAAAGTCGCTGAAGCTTTCCGAATCCACACCTTCCTGGCGACTTCCACCATCCACGTTCAAGACAAATTACGCCGCACTTACGATGATGTGGTAGAAATGGCAGTAAATGCCGTTAAACATGCGCGTAACTACACCGATGATGTCGAGTTCTCATGTGAAGATGCTGGCCGCACTCCTATCGATAATCTGTGCCGTATGGTGGAAGCGGCGATTAATGCGGGCGCGACCACAATTAACATCCCGGATACCGTGGGTTACACCCTGCCAAGCGAATTCGGTGGTATTATTGAGCAGCTGTTTAACCGCGTACCAAACATCGATAAAGCGGTTATCTCCGTTCATTGTCACGATGACTTAGGCTTATCGGTTGCCAACTCAATTGCAGCTGTTCAAGCTGGTGCACGTCAGGTAGAAGGGACTATCAACGGTATCGGTGAACGCGCCGGTAATACCGCGCTGGAAGAAGTGGCTATGATCATCAAAACGCGTGGCGAACTGATGGGCGTAAAAACCGGCTTCAAGCATGAAGAAATCAGCCGTACCAGTAAACTGGTCAGCCAGCTGTGTAACATGCCGATTCAAAGTAACAAAGCCATCGTCGGTGCCAATGCCTTCAGTCACTCTTCCGGTATCCACCAGGACGGTATGCTGAAAAATAAGAATACCTACGAAATCATGACACCGGAGTCGATTGGCCTGAAAAACCAAGCTCTGAACCTGACCAGCCGCAGCGGCCGTGCTGCAGTCAAGAGTCACATGGATAGCATGGGTTACAACGAGGCTGAGTACAATCTGGATGCTTTATACGCCGACTTCCTGAAACTGGCTGACCGTAAAGGCCAGGTATTTGACTACGATCTGGAAGCGCTGATGCACTTCTCGAATCTGCGCGAAGAAGATGATTTCTACAAGCTGAACTACCTGAGTGTCCAGTCCGGTAGTGTGATGGCGACAACATCCATCAAACTGCAATGCGGTGACGAAGAGAAATGCGAAGCCGCAGTCGGTAACGGCCCGGTAGATGCGCTGTACCAATGTATCTACCGCATCACCGGTTACGATATCGTACTGGACAAGTTTGATCTGACCGCTAAAGGCGAAGGTGAAGACGGCTTAGGTCAGGCGGATATCATCGCTAATTACAAAGGCCGTAAATATCACGGTACCGGCATCTCAACCGATATCGTAGAAGCATCCGGCCAGGCACTACTGCACGTGATTAACAGCATTCATCGTGCTGACCAGATTGCCGAAATTAAACAGAAAAAGAAAATAGCGACGGTTTAA
- a CDS encoding HD-GYP domain-containing protein, which yields MASIKITVDRLQPGLHIRLPVKWNEHPFLFNSFKITTQEQIRLIRHLGIQHVFLNPAQSDTSPLPPQTQGQSEAEQSSDPAIDDEADKLWQEKQKRIEKLNAYRRRVLHCEKEFERSLARMRAVMNKIRNRPQDAVDEAKQLVDDVVDKLLSEDSVTLHLMNSKSEFEDIYFHSLNVSVIAMMIGKNKGFPADKLKELAFACLFHDIGKMRVPSAIVRKPTPLSEPEKNYLKLHTKYGQELAANIEDFPASAMRVIEQHHELNDGSGYPQGYKEEEIDELAQVVAVANAFDNLCHPNVVAEQKIPYIALSHLYKNCRHLYNHENLNIMVKFMGVFPPGTVVQLSNDMVGLVISVNAKHLLFPNVLIYDPSVPRTQAPIIDLASKDMKIVSAILPNKLPDKIRDYLNPRSRISYFFDSDD from the coding sequence GTGGCAAGTATCAAAATTACGGTCGATAGGCTGCAACCTGGGTTACATATCCGTTTGCCGGTCAAATGGAATGAGCATCCTTTTCTGTTTAACAGCTTTAAGATTACGACTCAGGAGCAAATCCGCCTGATTCGGCATCTGGGTATCCAGCACGTATTTTTGAATCCGGCCCAAAGCGATACCTCGCCTTTACCTCCACAGACTCAGGGGCAGTCGGAAGCTGAACAGAGTAGTGACCCAGCGATTGACGATGAAGCTGACAAGTTATGGCAGGAAAAGCAGAAACGAATCGAGAAACTGAATGCTTATCGGCGCCGGGTTTTGCATTGTGAGAAAGAATTTGAACGCTCACTGGCCCGTATGCGTGCGGTTATGAACAAAATTCGTAATCGTCCGCAGGATGCGGTCGATGAAGCTAAGCAGCTGGTCGACGATGTTGTCGACAAGCTGCTCAGTGAGGACAGCGTCACCCTGCACCTGATGAACAGCAAAAGTGAGTTTGAAGACATCTATTTCCATTCACTTAATGTTTCAGTGATTGCCATGATGATCGGAAAGAACAAAGGATTTCCTGCCGACAAATTAAAAGAGCTCGCCTTCGCCTGTCTGTTTCATGATATTGGTAAAATGCGCGTTCCGAGTGCAATTGTCAGAAAGCCGACTCCGCTTAGCGAACCGGAAAAAAACTACCTTAAACTGCATACCAAGTATGGTCAGGAGTTAGCGGCTAATATAGAGGACTTTCCGGCTAGTGCGATGCGAGTGATAGAGCAACATCATGAATTGAATGATGGCTCTGGCTATCCGCAGGGCTATAAAGAAGAAGAGATTGATGAATTAGCGCAGGTGGTCGCAGTCGCCAATGCGTTTGATAACCTTTGCCACCCCAATGTGGTGGCTGAGCAAAAAATCCCTTATATCGCGTTATCTCACCTTTATAAGAATTGCCGCCATCTGTATAACCATGAAAACCTCAATATCATGGTCAAATTCATGGGGGTGTTTCCGCCCGGAACAGTGGTTCAGCTCTCTAATGATATGGTGGGGCTGGTCATCTCGGTGAATGCTAAGCATCTGCTGTTTCCTAATGTCCTTATCTATGACCCTTCAGTACCACGTACTCAGGCTCCGATTATTGACCTGGCTAGTAAAGACATGAAGATAGTCAGTGCGATATTACCGAATAAGTTACCGGACAAAATTCGTGATTACCTCAATCCTCGTTCACGGATTTCCTATTTTTTTGATAGTGACGATTAG
- a CDS encoding DUF7282 domain-containing protein yields MKNRFTASAKTFCLFTVLTTASSLAWAGHHLGVKATDQDVSGGTVSANMIMAGDNGWMVVHRTDKEMKPGPVVGYSPVKKGNNSDVTAILTEPVKSGEMLMLMLHGEAGGMKTGIFEYTLGAKEDGPVREDGKLVMSVITAK; encoded by the coding sequence ATGAAAAATCGTTTTACAGCTTCAGCAAAAACCTTTTGTCTTTTCACTGTACTAACTACCGCTTCTTCTCTGGCATGGGCCGGACATCATCTCGGCGTTAAAGCCACTGATCAGGATGTTTCCGGTGGAACAGTATCTGCCAACATGATAATGGCCGGCGACAATGGCTGGATGGTGGTGCACCGCACTGATAAAGAAATGAAACCGGGTCCGGTGGTTGGTTATTCGCCGGTTAAGAAAGGCAACAACAGCGACGTCACAGCGATACTGACTGAACCGGTAAAATCTGGTGAGATGCTGATGTTAATGTTACACGGCGAAGCCGGCGGCATGAAAACCGGTATTTTTGAGTACACGTTAGGTGCCAAAGAAGATGGCCCGGTACGCGAAGACGGCAAACTGGTTATGAGTGTGATTACGGCCAAATAA
- the leuD gene encoding 3-isopropylmalate dehydratase small subunit, with product MAGFQQHTGLVVPLDAANVDTDAIIPKQFLQKVNRIGFGKHLFHDWRFLDDAGQQANPEFVMNKARYQGASILLARENFGCGSSREHAPWALADYGIRVMIAPSFADIFYGNSINNQMVPVRLTEQEVDELFTYVEANEGAHITVDLESMTVSANGKSYSFEIDEFRRHCLLNGLDNIGLTLQHEAKIAEYEAKIPAFLK from the coding sequence ATGGCAGGTTTTCAACAACATACAGGCTTAGTGGTTCCTCTGGACGCAGCAAACGTCGATACAGATGCCATCATCCCGAAACAGTTTCTGCAGAAAGTAAACCGCATCGGTTTTGGTAAGCACCTGTTCCACGACTGGCGCTTCCTGGATGATGCCGGTCAGCAGGCCAATCCGGAATTTGTGATGAACAAAGCCCGTTATCAGGGCGCCAGTATTCTGCTGGCGCGCGAGAACTTCGGTTGTGGTTCATCTCGTGAGCACGCTCCCTGGGCACTGGCTGATTATGGTATCCGTGTCATGATCGCCCCAAGCTTTGCGGACATTTTCTACGGTAACTCAATCAACAACCAGATGGTTCCGGTACGCCTGACCGAGCAGGAAGTGGATGAACTGTTCACTTACGTTGAAGCTAACGAAGGTGCACACATCACGGTTGATCTGGAAAGCATGACAGTTTCTGCGAATGGCAAAAGCTACTCATTTGAAATCGATGAGTTCCGTCGTCACTGTCTGCTCAACGGGTTAGACAACATCGGCCTGACGCTTCAGCATGAAGCGAAGATCGCCGAATATGAAGCAAAAATCCCGGCGTTTCTGAAATAA
- the leuC gene encoding 3-isopropylmalate dehydratase large subunit, producing the protein MSQAKTLYEKVYDAHVVVAAQGENPILYIDRHLVHEVTSPQAFDGLREKGRQVRQVGKTFATMDHNVSTTTKDINASGEMARIQMETLSKNCEEFGVTLYDLNHKYQGIVHVMGPELGITLPGMTIVCGDSHTATHGAFGSLAFGIGTSEVEHVLATQTLKQARAKTMKIEVKGKVAEGITAKDIVLAIIGETTAAGGTGYVVEFCGEAIRDLSMEGRMTVCNMAIELGAKAGLIAPDETTFNYIKGRKFAPSGADWDAAVEYWKTFKTDEDAQFDAVVTLNGADIKPQVTWGTNPGQVIAVDQPIPAPASFADPVERASAEKALAYMGLEAGKMLSDYPVDKVFVGSCTNSRIEDMRAAAAVAKGKKVASHVQALIVPGSEQVKAQAEAEGLDKIFIEAGFEWRLPGCSMCLAMNNDRLGPGERCASTSNRNFEGRQGRDGRTHLVSPAMAAAAAIAGHFVDIREIN; encoded by the coding sequence ATGTCCCAAGCAAAAACCTTATACGAAAAAGTTTACGATGCGCACGTTGTCGTTGCGGCGCAGGGTGAAAACCCGATTCTGTATATCGACCGCCACCTGGTCCACGAAGTGACCTCGCCACAGGCATTTGACGGCCTGCGCGAAAAAGGACGCCAAGTGCGTCAGGTCGGTAAGACCTTCGCGACCATGGACCACAACGTATCGACCACCACCAAAGACATCAATGCGTCCGGCGAAATGGCCCGTATTCAGATGGAAACCCTGTCTAAGAACTGTGAAGAGTTTGGCGTCACCCTGTATGACCTCAACCACAAATACCAGGGCATAGTACACGTTATGGGACCTGAGCTGGGTATTACCCTGCCGGGCATGACGATCGTATGTGGTGACTCACATACTGCGACTCACGGTGCGTTCGGTTCACTGGCATTCGGTATCGGTACGTCCGAAGTTGAACATGTTCTGGCGACCCAGACGCTGAAACAAGCGCGCGCCAAGACAATGAAAATTGAAGTCAAAGGCAAAGTTGCCGAGGGCATTACCGCGAAAGATATCGTACTGGCTATCATTGGTGAAACCACGGCGGCTGGCGGTACCGGCTATGTGGTTGAATTCTGCGGCGAAGCTATCCGTGATCTATCGATGGAAGGCCGTATGACCGTGTGTAACATGGCTATTGAGTTAGGCGCAAAAGCTGGCTTGATCGCACCAGATGAGACCACATTTAACTACATCAAAGGTCGTAAGTTTGCACCAAGCGGAGCTGACTGGGATGCGGCCGTCGAGTACTGGAAAACCTTTAAAACGGACGAAGACGCGCAGTTCGATGCTGTCGTAACTCTGAACGGTGCTGACATCAAACCGCAGGTTACCTGGGGAACCAACCCGGGCCAGGTGATCGCCGTTGATCAACCGATTCCGGCTCCGGCTTCATTTGCCGATCCGGTAGAACGCGCTTCAGCAGAAAAAGCACTGGCTTACATGGGTCTGGAAGCAGGCAAAATGCTGTCTGACTACCCGGTTGATAAAGTCTTCGTCGGTTCCTGTACTAACTCACGTATCGAAGATATGCGTGCAGCAGCGGCAGTTGCCAAAGGCAAGAAAGTCGCCTCTCACGTGCAGGCTCTGATCGTCCCTGGCTCTGAACAGGTGAAAGCTCAGGCGGAAGCTGAAGGTCTGGATAAGATCTTTATCGAAGCCGGTTTTGAATGGCGCCTGCCGGGTTGCTCAATGTGTCTGGCGATGAACAATGACCGCTTAGGTCCTGGGGAGCGTTGTGCATCGACCTCCAACCGTAACTTTGAAGGCCGTCAGGGCCGTGATGGTCGTACCCATCTGGTCAGCCCGGCAATGGCAGCAGCCGCCGCGATCGCTGGCCACTTCGTCGATATCCGCGAAATTAACTAA